Proteins found in one Pseudomonas mosselii genomic segment:
- the dcd gene encoding dCTP deaminase produces the protein MSIKSDKWIRRMAQEHGMIEPFVERQVRGEQDSRVISFGVSSYGYDVRCADEFKVFTNINSATVDPKNFDAGSFVDIKSDVCIIPPNSFALARTVEYFRIPRDVLTICLGKSTYARCGIIVNVTPLEPEWEGHVTLEFSNTTTLPAKIYANEGVAQMLFLQSDEECEVSYKDRGGKYQGQRGVTLPRT, from the coding sequence ATGAGCATCAAATCGGACAAGTGGATTCGCCGCATGGCGCAGGAACACGGCATGATCGAACCGTTCGTCGAGCGCCAGGTGCGCGGCGAGCAGGACAGCCGGGTCATTTCCTTCGGTGTCTCCAGCTATGGCTACGACGTACGCTGCGCCGACGAATTCAAAGTCTTCACCAACATCAACTCGGCCACCGTCGATCCGAAGAACTTCGATGCCGGCAGTTTCGTCGACATCAAGAGTGACGTGTGCATCATTCCGCCGAACTCCTTCGCCCTGGCCCGCACCGTCGAGTATTTCCGCATTCCGCGCGACGTGCTGACCATCTGCCTGGGCAAAAGCACCTACGCCCGTTGCGGCATCATCGTCAACGTCACGCCGCTTGAGCCCGAGTGGGAAGGCCATGTGACCCTGGAGTTCTCCAACACCACCACGCTGCCGGCGAAGATCTACGCCAACGAAGGCGTGGCGCAGATGCTGTTCCTGCAGTCCGACGAGGAATGTGAAGTGTCGTACAAGGACCGTGGTGGCAAGTACCAGGGCCAGCGCGGCGTCACCCTGCCGCGCACCTGA
- a CDS encoding succinylglutamate desuccinylase/aspartoacylase family protein: MHQSTHDLLSPVPGIARQLHSFHFGPRGAGKVYIQASLHADELPGMLVAWHLKQRLGEVEQQGRLRKEIILVPVANPVGLEQVLLDAPLGRFELQSGENFNRKFVDLSDSIGDQIEGHLTQDPAHNLALIREYLRRGLDAHPANTPLQSQRLTLQRLACDADMVLDLHCDFEAVEHLYTTPEAWPQVEPLARYLGVQASLLATDSGGQSFDECFSLVWWQLQQRFAKRFPIPQGSFSVTIELRGQADVSHPLATRDCQAILDFLTHAGIIEGQPAPLPALVHPATPLAAVEPVMTPLGGLLVFHAAPGQYLQAGELIAEVIDPLNDRVTPLRNTQAGLLYARSIRRMATAGMVVAHVAGAQVCRSGYLLGN; the protein is encoded by the coding sequence ATGCACCAATCGACCCACGACCTGCTCTCCCCTGTCCCGGGTATCGCCCGCCAGCTGCACAGCTTCCACTTCGGCCCGCGTGGCGCCGGCAAGGTGTACATCCAGGCCTCGCTGCACGCCGACGAGCTACCGGGCATGCTGGTGGCCTGGCACCTGAAGCAGCGACTCGGGGAAGTGGAGCAGCAGGGCCGCTTGCGCAAGGAGATCATCCTCGTACCGGTGGCCAACCCGGTGGGCCTGGAACAGGTGCTGCTGGACGCGCCGCTGGGCCGTTTCGAACTGCAAAGCGGTGAAAACTTCAACCGCAAGTTCGTCGACTTGTCCGACAGCATCGGTGACCAGATCGAAGGCCATCTCACCCAGGATCCGGCGCACAACCTGGCGCTGATTCGCGAATACCTGCGCCGGGGCCTGGATGCCCACCCCGCGAACACGCCGCTGCAGTCGCAGCGCCTGACCCTGCAACGCCTGGCCTGCGACGCCGACATGGTCCTCGACCTGCACTGCGACTTCGAGGCGGTCGAGCATCTGTATACCACGCCGGAAGCCTGGCCCCAGGTCGAGCCGCTGGCCCGCTACCTAGGCGTGCAGGCCAGCCTGCTGGCCACCGACTCGGGTGGACAGTCGTTCGATGAGTGTTTCAGCCTGGTGTGGTGGCAGCTGCAGCAGCGCTTCGCCAAACGCTTCCCGATCCCCCAGGGCAGTTTCTCGGTGACCATCGAGCTGCGCGGCCAGGCCGATGTCAGCCACCCCCTGGCGACCCGGGACTGCCAGGCGATCCTCGACTTCCTTACCCATGCCGGGATCATCGAGGGCCAGCCGGCCCCGCTGCCCGCATTGGTTCACCCGGCGACGCCGCTGGCGGCCGTGGAGCCGGTCATGACACCGCTTGGCGGGCTGCTGGTGTTCCACGCCGCGCCCGGCCAGTACCTGCAAGCCGGAGAGCTGATAGCCGAGGTCATCGACCCGCTCAACGACCGGGTCACCCCTCTGCGCAATACCCAGGCCGGCCTGCTCTACGCGCGCAGCATCAGGCGCATGGCCACGGCGGGCATGGTGGTTGCCCATGTGGCCGGCGCACAGGTTTGCCGCAGCGGCTATCTGCTGGGCAACTGA
- a CDS encoding penicillin acylase family protein — protein MAAPVLPPFPLRLGSAAALLGLLALGGCQMGGHQDSVLPTTGVQPLKGLAQNVSVRRNAMGAPLIESSSFHDALFSLGYLHAGDRIEQMVAMRLLAQGRLAELAGADALEIDRLMRAANLKQSAGQLYADASPRLKRFFEVYARGVNAYLFRYRDKLPGELARSGYRPEYWKPEDSALIFNLYAFSQSVNLQEELSALTLAQKVGADKLAWLLPGAPDEPLAEGELDKLKGVNLTSQLPGLGALTAAGQQLADLGLLGAPGSANLALTPQRSRSGNSLLASDSRAAWALSPVQIHTTKYRVAGLSLPGLPIVLAGYNGKLAWSSSAVMADNQDLFLEQVRRQGSQLSYLADGKWQQARARNETFFVRGQRPQREVMYDTRHGTLLPGHGSLALALHLPQLKEDRSLDALFDLTRAQNIERAFDSTREVAAAALNFVFAEPQHIGWQVSGRYPNRREGQGLLPSPGWDGRYDWDGYADPMLHPYDQDPPAGFIGHANQRSLPKGYGMQLSSSWYYPERAERMAQLAGNGRHDSRSLMALQNDQVTLLADKLKQMFDAPGMAQPLKQAIDALPAGQRDKARDALARLKAFDGRLSPVSADAALYELFLQAVTRRTFLDELGPESSPAWQAFVGNAQLSYSAQVDHLLGREDSPFWDDRGTPQKEDKPTILARSLAAAVDAGTAQLGADRRAWQWGKLHHYRWPAPTYHGLGDKLDRAPLAAGGDFSTLALTPYALGSGFDTQLPASARMIVDFGQAEPLQVLTSNGQSGNPASRHYSDGLDAWFKGRFSSLPLQPQNFARAYGSQRLTLVPGK, from the coding sequence ATGGCCGCCCCCGTCCTTCCGCCCTTCCCTCTCCGCCTCGGCAGTGCTGCCGCGTTGCTAGGCCTGCTCGCACTCGGCGGCTGCCAGATGGGTGGTCACCAGGACAGTGTGCTGCCGACGACGGGCGTCCAACCGCTCAAGGGCCTGGCGCAGAACGTCTCGGTTCGGCGCAACGCGATGGGCGCGCCGCTGATCGAAAGCAGCAGCTTCCATGACGCGCTGTTCAGCCTGGGCTACCTGCACGCCGGGGATCGCATCGAGCAGATGGTCGCCATGCGCCTGCTGGCCCAGGGGCGCTTGGCCGAGCTGGCCGGGGCCGATGCCCTGGAGATTGATCGCCTGATGCGCGCCGCCAACCTCAAGCAGAGCGCCGGCCAGCTGTATGCCGATGCCTCGCCGCGCCTGAAGCGCTTCTTCGAGGTGTACGCCCGCGGGGTCAACGCCTACCTGTTCCGCTACCGCGACAAGCTGCCGGGCGAGCTCGCCCGCAGCGGCTACCGCCCGGAATACTGGAAGCCCGAGGACTCGGCACTGATCTTCAACCTCTACGCCTTCAGCCAGTCGGTGAACCTGCAGGAGGAATTGTCGGCCCTGACCCTGGCGCAGAAGGTCGGTGCCGACAAACTCGCTTGGCTGCTGCCCGGCGCCCCCGACGAGCCACTGGCCGAGGGCGAGCTCGACAAACTCAAGGGCGTGAACCTGACCAGCCAACTGCCAGGGCTCGGCGCACTCACCGCCGCCGGCCAGCAACTGGCCGACCTCGGCCTGCTGGGCGCCCCCGGCTCGGCCAATTTGGCCCTGACGCCCCAGCGCAGCCGCAGCGGCAATAGCCTGCTGGCCAGCGACAGCCGCGCCGCCTGGGCACTGAGCCCGGTGCAGATCCATACCACCAAGTACCGGGTCGCCGGCCTGTCGCTGCCAGGCCTGCCGATCGTGCTGGCCGGCTACAACGGCAAGCTGGCCTGGAGCAGCAGCGCGGTGATGGCCGACAACCAGGACCTGTTCCTCGAGCAGGTACGCCGCCAGGGCAGCCAGCTGAGCTACCTCGCTGACGGCAAGTGGCAGCAGGCCCGCGCACGCAATGAAACCTTCTTCGTCCGCGGCCAGCGCCCGCAGCGCGAGGTCATGTACGACACCCGCCATGGCACCCTGCTGCCAGGCCATGGCAGCCTGGCCCTGGCCCTGCACCTACCGCAGCTCAAGGAGGATCGCAGCCTCGACGCGCTGTTCGACCTGACCCGCGCGCAGAACATCGAGCGCGCCTTCGACAGCACCCGCGAGGTCGCTGCGGCGGCGTTGAACTTCGTGTTCGCCGAGCCCCAGCACATCGGCTGGCAGGTCAGTGGCCGCTACCCCAACCGCCGCGAAGGCCAGGGCCTGCTGCCCTCGCCGGGCTGGGACGGGCGTTATGATTGGGACGGCTACGCCGACCCGATGCTGCACCCCTACGACCAGGATCCGCCCGCCGGCTTCATCGGTCACGCCAACCAGCGCAGCCTGCCCAAGGGCTATGGCATGCAGCTGTCGAGCAGTTGGTACTACCCCGAGCGTGCCGAGCGCATGGCCCAGCTGGCCGGCAACGGTCGTCACGACAGCCGCAGCCTGATGGCCCTGCAGAACGACCAGGTGACGCTGCTGGCCGACAAGCTCAAGCAGATGTTCGACGCGCCCGGCATGGCCCAGCCGCTCAAGCAGGCCATCGATGCCCTGCCCGCCGGGCAGCGCGACAAGGCCCGCGATGCCCTGGCCCGGCTCAAGGCCTTCGATGGCCGGCTGAGCCCGGTGTCGGCCGATGCCGCGCTGTATGAACTGTTCCTGCAGGCGGTCACCCGGCGGACCTTCCTCGACGAACTGGGCCCGGAATCCAGCCCGGCCTGGCAGGCCTTCGTCGGCAATGCCCAGCTCTCCTACTCCGCCCAGGTCGATCACCTGCTGGGGCGCGAGGACAGCCCGTTCTGGGATGATCGCGGCACGCCGCAGAAGGAAGACAAGCCGACCATTCTCGCCCGCAGCCTGGCCGCCGCGGTGGATGCCGGCACCGCTCAGCTAGGCGCGGATCGCCGTGCCTGGCAATGGGGCAAGCTGCACCATTACCGTTGGCCGGCACCGACCTATCACGGACTGGGCGACAAGCTCGACCGCGCGCCCCTGGCGGCGGGAGGCGACTTCAGCACCCTGGCCCTGACGCCTTATGCCTTGGGGAGCGGCTTCGACACTCAGTTGCCGGCCTCGGCGCGCATGATCGTCGACTTCGGCCAGGCCGAACCGCTGCAGGTACTGACCAGCAACGGCCAGTCCGGCAACCCGGCCAGCCGCCACTACAGCGACGGGCTCGATGCCTGGTTCAAAGGCCGTTTCAGCAGCCTGCCGCTGCAACCACAGAACTTTGCCCGGGCCTATGGCAGCCAGCGGTTGACCCTGGTGCCTGGCAAGTAG
- a CDS encoding SEC-C metal-binding domain-containing protein codes for MTQQPHVHGPDCNHGHDHHHAHDHGHVHGPHCNHGHQEPVRNALKDVGRNDPCPCGSEKKFKKCHGA; via the coding sequence ATGACCCAGCAACCCCATGTCCATGGCCCCGACTGCAATCACGGTCACGACCATCACCACGCCCACGACCATGGCCATGTACACGGCCCGCACTGCAACCACGGCCACCAGGAGCCGGTGCGCAACGCCCTGAAGGACGTCGGCCGCAACGACCCTTGCCCGTGCGGCAGCGAGAAGAAATTCAAGAAGTGCCACGGCGCCTGA
- a CDS encoding LEA type 2 family protein: MRPLARLLTLCLLLGWLTGCAGWGGDTWREPQLHLLEVEPVKMRLHQQEFVLHLRVDNPNESRLFIRHLTYSVRLGDLLLAEDEASLWRSVGGQARRTFKITVRTNLWQHLKPLAKLLKRGQPLQYQLRGELATGLILHRDLHLSQRGEIIPGDLQPE, from the coding sequence ATGCGCCCCCTGGCCCGCCTGCTCACACTCTGCCTGTTGCTGGGCTGGCTGACGGGCTGCGCCGGCTGGGGCGGCGACACCTGGCGTGAGCCACAGCTGCACCTGCTCGAGGTGGAGCCGGTGAAGATGCGTCTGCATCAGCAGGAGTTCGTCCTGCACCTGCGGGTCGACAACCCCAACGAAAGCCGCCTGTTCATCCGCCATCTGACCTATTCGGTGCGCCTGGGCGACCTGCTCCTGGCCGAGGACGAGGCCAGCCTGTGGCGCAGCGTCGGCGGCCAGGCCCGGCGCACCTTCAAGATCACCGTGCGCACCAACCTCTGGCAGCACCTCAAGCCCCTGGCGAAGCTGCTCAAGCGTGGGCAACCCCTGCAATACCAACTGCGCGGCGAGCTGGCCACCGGGCTGATCCTCCATCGGGACCTGCACTTGTCGCAAAGGGGTGAGATAATCCCCGGCGATCTACAACCGGAGTAA
- a CDS encoding YchJ family protein, with protein sequence MSVSICPCGSGNLLDACCGHYHSGTPAPDAQTLMRSRYSAYVLGLIDYLVNTTLPAQQAELDRAAMAAWSAQSTWLGLEVESAEVLGGQPEHAFVTFTARWHDLEGDHQHRERSAFVQHAGRWYFIDPTVALKAGRNDPCPCASGQKFKKCCASYLGS encoded by the coding sequence ATGAGTGTCTCGATCTGCCCCTGCGGCAGCGGCAACCTGCTCGACGCCTGCTGTGGGCACTATCACAGCGGCACCCCGGCACCGGACGCCCAGACCCTGATGCGTTCGCGCTACAGCGCCTACGTGCTGGGCCTGATCGACTACCTGGTGAACACCACCCTGCCGGCCCAGCAGGCCGAGCTGGATCGCGCCGCCATGGCGGCCTGGAGCGCGCAGAGCACCTGGCTGGGGCTGGAGGTGGAAAGCGCCGAGGTACTGGGTGGGCAACCCGAACACGCCTTCGTCACCTTCACGGCACGCTGGCACGACCTGGAAGGCGACCACCAGCACCGCGAGCGCTCGGCATTCGTCCAGCATGCAGGACGCTGGTACTTCATCGACCCGACCGTGGCACTCAAGGCCGGTCGCAACGATCCCTGCCCCTGCGCCAGCGGGCAGAAATTCAAGAAATGCTGCGCCAGTTACCTCGGTAGTTGA
- a CDS encoding DUF6231 family protein: MTEVFSQRTPQQALAALLDRFTPRQLLLVGSRFPALEAFAAAHPETRIEVAAPGPLPAEQAARRFDLAVLVDCLEHLPKRTGLELLGGIRNLNASRVAVLADLNACGWQDTDFYSLALSASEKFQRDEQVLSLFTYDLHDYKQVPDWLNAKFWANPENFGKYWW; the protein is encoded by the coding sequence ATGACCGAGGTTTTTTCACAACGCACGCCGCAGCAGGCCTTGGCCGCCCTGCTCGATCGCTTCACCCCGCGCCAGTTGCTGCTGGTGGGCAGTCGCTTCCCGGCTCTGGAAGCCTTCGCTGCCGCCCATCCCGAGACCCGGATCGAGGTCGCCGCACCCGGTCCGCTCCCCGCCGAACAGGCAGCCCGACGCTTCGACCTGGCGGTACTGGTCGACTGTCTGGAGCACCTGCCCAAGCGCACCGGCCTGGAGCTGCTGGGCGGCATCCGCAACCTCAACGCCAGCCGCGTCGCGGTGCTGGCGGATCTGAACGCCTGCGGCTGGCAGGACACCGACTTCTATTCGCTGGCACTCTCGGCCAGCGAGAAGTTCCAGCGCGACGAACAGGTGTTGAGCCTGTTCACCTATGATCTGCATGACTACAAGCAGGTCCCGGACTGGCTCAATGCAAAGTTCTGGGCCAACCCTGAAAACTTCGGCAAGTACTGGTGGTGA
- a CDS encoding OmpA family protein, which yields MSIVRTAIPLVLLTSVLTGCAGLQKTDWPKCAAVGGVGGAALGAIESSSWAGWGALLGGGLAAGYCWAHGDGDEDGDGVPDSRDKCPGTPRGVQVDANGCPPEPAPVVEEVVVQKEEVIVIRDVHFEFNSASLTLKDKERLDKVASRLKQEAPSARLSVTGHTDSVGSDSYNQKLSERRAQSVTNYLVESGVPRASFISVGGAGETQPVADNATADGRAMNRRTEIKIQR from the coding sequence ATGAGCATAGTACGCACAGCGATACCCCTGGTTCTGCTCACCAGTGTGTTGACTGGTTGTGCAGGTTTGCAGAAAACCGACTGGCCGAAGTGCGCTGCCGTCGGGGGCGTGGGCGGCGCGGCCCTGGGCGCGATCGAGAGCTCCAGCTGGGCTGGCTGGGGCGCATTGCTCGGTGGTGGCCTGGCGGCCGGCTATTGCTGGGCCCACGGCGATGGCGACGAAGACGGCGATGGTGTGCCGGACAGCCGCGACAAGTGCCCTGGTACTCCGCGTGGCGTGCAGGTCGATGCCAACGGTTGCCCGCCTGAGCCGGCGCCGGTGGTCGAGGAAGTGGTGGTGCAGAAGGAAGAGGTCATCGTCATTCGTGACGTTCACTTCGAGTTCAACTCGGCAAGCCTGACTCTCAAAGACAAAGAACGCCTGGATAAAGTGGCCAGTCGCCTGAAGCAGGAAGCGCCGAGCGCTCGTCTGAGCGTGACAGGTCACACCGACAGCGTCGGCTCCGATAGCTACAACCAGAAGCTTTCCGAGCGTCGTGCCCAGTCGGTGACCAACTACTTGGTCGAAAGCGGCGTGCCGCGAGCCAGTTTCATTTCGGTGGGGGGCGCGGGTGAGACCCAGCCGGTCGCTGACAATGCCACGGCCGATGGCCGGGCGATGAACCGGCGCACCGAAATCAAAATCCAGCGTTGA
- a CDS encoding OmpA family protein, with protein MRVLSKAALPLVVATSLITGCATHSDGSAPLNQRTWPICSLLGGLVGGGLGAIESSSWAAGAGVAGAIAGGLICYAQDGDEDGDGVFDRRDRCPDTPAGTQVNHMGCPLPQYPASAPQPEPTATPEVITLDDQGQVLFAFDSAELTQGAQQRLQGLLPKLNDPSVTSVKVIGFTDSVGSDSYNQRLSERRASGVAEYLISQGLAPNKVTSQGRGESEPVADNDTDEGRSRNRRVELHLN; from the coding sequence ATGCGTGTTTTGTCGAAAGCGGCGCTGCCGTTGGTGGTGGCGACGAGCCTGATTACAGGCTGCGCCACCCACAGCGATGGCAGCGCTCCCCTCAATCAAAGGACCTGGCCCATCTGCAGCCTGCTGGGCGGACTGGTCGGCGGCGGCCTTGGCGCCATCGAAAGTTCCAGCTGGGCGGCCGGTGCCGGCGTTGCCGGTGCGATTGCCGGTGGCCTGATCTGCTATGCCCAGGATGGCGACGAGGATGGCGATGGCGTATTCGACCGCCGCGACCGCTGCCCGGACACCCCGGCAGGTACCCAGGTCAATCACATGGGCTGCCCGCTGCCGCAGTATCCGGCGTCGGCACCCCAACCGGAACCCACCGCAACCCCAGAGGTGATCACGCTCGATGACCAGGGCCAGGTGCTGTTCGCCTTCGACTCCGCCGAGCTGACCCAGGGCGCCCAGCAGCGCCTGCAAGGTTTGCTGCCCAAGCTCAACGACCCCAGTGTGACCAGTGTCAAGGTCATCGGTTTCACCGACAGCGTGGGCTCGGATAGCTATAACCAGCGCTTGTCCGAGCGTCGCGCCAGTGGTGTTGCCGAGTACTTGATCAGCCAGGGGCTGGCGCCGAACAAGGTGACCAGCCAGGGCCGTGGCGAGAGTGAGCCGGTGGCTGACAACGACACCGATGAGGGTCGCTCGCGCAACCGACGGGTGGAGCTGCACCTGAACTGA
- a CDS encoding DUF1145 domain-containing protein → MKFILGLGKALTVAFWGVVLFNLFMPQPLPLNLLINAAGIVLLSLHALEVLFFNGSLRGRSHRWFDRLQILLTGIFHVMSIPRPQEASSRA, encoded by the coding sequence ATGAAGTTCATCCTGGGCCTGGGCAAGGCTCTGACGGTGGCGTTCTGGGGCGTGGTGCTGTTCAACCTGTTCATGCCGCAGCCGTTGCCGCTCAATCTGCTGATCAATGCCGCGGGTATCGTCCTGCTGTCGCTGCATGCGCTGGAGGTGCTGTTCTTCAATGGCAGCCTGCGCGGGCGCAGCCACCGTTGGTTCGATCGCCTGCAGATCCTGCTGACCGGTATCTTTCACGTCATGTCCATCCCCCGTCCGCAGGAGGCGTCGAGCCGTGCGTAA
- a CDS encoding IS256 family transposase, whose product MPTKKKPLRDLPKIPKELLEQFGEGLMTAEAIEDASAAFKKALIERALHAELGHHLGYPPGAQRPEDETNQRNGKSGKTVLTGDGPLRLEIPRDRDGSFAPILIPKHERRYTGFDDKIIAMYARGMTVREIRAFLSEQYGTEVSPDFISSVTDEVMEEIGAWQQRPLEPMYPVIFFDALRVKIREEGLVRNKAIYLALGVLPDGTRDILGIWIENTEGAKFWMKVFNDLKTRGVEDVLIAVTDGLKGMPEALSAVFPETTLQTCIVHLIRNSLDFAAWDKRRALAKALKPIYQAINAEAAEQALDEFENGPWGKQYPTVVAAWRRAWDRVIPFFVFPPAIRKVIYTTNAIESINAQLRKIIKTRGHFPNDDAATKLIWLGLRNITANWGSAAHDWKSAMNQFAILYGDRFIRPTW is encoded by the coding sequence ATGCCAACCAAAAAGAAACCCTTGCGTGACCTGCCCAAAATCCCCAAAGAGCTGCTGGAGCAGTTCGGTGAGGGCCTGATGACCGCAGAGGCTATCGAGGATGCCTCTGCGGCGTTCAAGAAGGCCTTGATCGAACGCGCTCTGCACGCCGAACTTGGCCACCACCTGGGTTATCCGCCGGGCGCGCAGCGCCCAGAGGATGAAACCAACCAGCGTAACGGCAAGAGTGGCAAGACGGTTTTGACCGGCGATGGCCCGCTGCGGCTGGAAATTCCTCGTGACCGAGACGGCAGTTTTGCGCCCATTCTCATCCCCAAGCATGAGCGGCGGTACACCGGTTTCGATGACAAGATCATCGCCATGTACGCCCGTGGCATGACGGTCAGAGAGATCCGAGCCTTTCTGTCCGAGCAGTATGGAACAGAGGTCTCACCCGACTTCATCAGCTCTGTGACAGACGAGGTCATGGAAGAAATTGGCGCGTGGCAGCAGCGGCCACTGGAGCCCATGTACCCGGTCATTTTCTTCGATGCACTGCGGGTGAAGATCCGCGAAGAAGGCTTGGTGCGCAACAAGGCCATTTACTTGGCGCTGGGCGTTCTACCCGACGGGACGCGCGATATCTTGGGCATCTGGATCGAGAACACCGAGGGTGCGAAGTTCTGGATGAAGGTCTTTAACGATCTCAAGACACGTGGTGTCGAGGATGTGCTGATTGCCGTGACCGATGGCCTCAAAGGCATGCCAGAGGCTCTCAGCGCCGTGTTTCCAGAGACGACGCTGCAGACGTGCATCGTGCACCTGATCCGCAACAGCCTGGACTTTGCAGCCTGGGACAAGCGGCGGGCACTGGCCAAGGCGCTCAAGCCGATCTACCAGGCCATCAACGCCGAAGCGGCTGAGCAGGCACTCGATGAGTTTGAAAACGGGCCCTGGGGCAAGCAGTATCCAACGGTCGTTGCGGCCTGGAGACGCGCCTGGGATCGAGTGATTCCCTTCTTTGTCTTCCCACCAGCCATCCGGAAAGTGATCTACACCACCAACGCCATCGAGAGTATCAATGCCCAGCTGCGCAAGATCATCAAGACCCGAGGCCATTTCCCGAACGATGACGCAGCTACCAAGCTGATCTGGCTGGGGCTGCGAAACATCACGGCGAACTGGGGCTCAGCGGCGCATGATTGGAAAAGTGCGATGAATCAATTCGCGATTTTGTACGGAGATCGGTTCATCAGGCCGACCTGGTGA
- a CDS encoding CopD family protein translates to MLAFALPYTLHVLAALVWVGGMFFAWLVLRPATVAALEGPARLRLWVEVFQRFFRWVWLAVAVLAVSGVGMIHLRFAGFETAPRYVQVMIGGGIVMFALFMRIQSLLLPELRTAVEAGDWASGAGVLGRIRRLVGVNLLIGLLVVGVASSRVWV, encoded by the coding sequence ATGCTTGCCTTTGCCCTGCCCTACACCTTGCATGTCCTGGCCGCCCTTGTCTGGGTCGGGGGGATGTTCTTCGCCTGGCTGGTGCTGCGGCCGGCAACGGTTGCCGCGCTGGAGGGGCCTGCGCGGCTGCGGTTGTGGGTGGAGGTTTTCCAGCGGTTCTTCAGATGGGTCTGGCTGGCGGTGGCGGTGTTGGCTGTCAGCGGGGTCGGGATGATTCACCTGCGGTTTGCCGGGTTCGAGACCGCGCCTCGTTACGTGCAGGTGATGATTGGCGGGGGGATTGTCATGTTTGCGTTGTTCATGCGGATTCAGTCTTTGTTGCTGCCTGAACTGCGGACGGCGGTGGAGGCTGGGGATTGGGCTTCGGGGGCTGGGGTGCTGGGGCGGATTCGGCGGTTGGTGGGGGTTAATTTATTGATTGGGTTGTTGGTGGTGGGGGTGGCCAGTTCGCGGGTTTGGGTTTGA